In a single window of the Pseudomonas sp. B21-015 genome:
- the pssA gene encoding CDP-diacylglycerol--serine O-phosphatidyltransferase, whose amino-acid sequence MPSLFKRSLLPKLRSFPLTADAVTILSGAAEFRRCLLEQIAQATRRIYIVALYLQQDEAGQEILDALHAAKLARPELDVVVVVDWLRAQRGLIGAGKQPGNSAWYQETTRTHHSVVPVYGVPVQTRELFGVLHLKGFVIDDCVIYSGASLNNVYLHKFDKYRFDRYHLLQNQALADSMQHLIQHGLITSKAVHRLDLPNLPTTRSLRHDIGDLRSRLKHAAYDTTAGSTAKGGLSVSPLLGVGKNNPLSRVICELIASAQHQLTICTPYFNLPLAVTREINRALARGVKIDIVVGDKTANDFYIPPSEPFKVIAALPYLYEISLRRFAKRHQRSIDSGKLNLHLWKDGDNTYHLKGMWIDQRYTLLTGNNLNPRAFRLDLENALLIDDPQGELLEPRGKELAEIFQHTQRIERYQDLETLPDYPAGVAKFLKRVSRVRIERLLYRIL is encoded by the coding sequence ATGCCGTCGCTTTTCAAACGCTCTCTGCTGCCTAAACTGCGCAGTTTTCCGCTGACCGCCGATGCCGTCACCATCCTCTCTGGCGCTGCCGAGTTCCGTCGTTGCCTGCTGGAACAAATCGCTCAGGCAACCCGGCGTATCTACATCGTCGCGCTGTACCTGCAACAGGATGAGGCCGGCCAGGAAATCCTCGATGCCCTGCACGCCGCCAAACTGGCGCGTCCGGAATTGGACGTGGTGGTGGTTGTGGACTGGCTGCGCGCCCAGCGCGGCTTGATCGGCGCCGGCAAGCAGCCGGGCAACTCGGCCTGGTATCAGGAAACCACCCGCACCCACCACAGCGTTGTGCCGGTGTACGGCGTGCCGGTGCAGACCCGCGAGTTGTTCGGTGTGCTGCATTTGAAGGGCTTCGTGATCGACGATTGCGTGATTTACAGCGGCGCGAGCCTGAACAACGTTTACCTGCACAAATTCGACAAGTACCGCTTCGACCGCTATCACCTGTTGCAGAACCAGGCGCTGGCCGATTCCATGCAGCACCTGATTCAGCACGGTCTGATCACTTCCAAAGCGGTACATCGCCTCGACCTGCCGAACCTGCCGACCACCCGCAGCCTGCGCCACGACATCGGCGACCTGCGCAGCCGTCTCAAGCACGCGGCGTATGACACCACGGCGGGCAGCACGGCGAAGGGCGGTTTATCGGTCAGTCCGTTGCTCGGGGTGGGCAAGAACAACCCGTTGAGCCGGGTGATCTGCGAGCTGATCGCCAGTGCGCAGCATCAGCTGACCATCTGCACGCCGTACTTCAACCTGCCGCTGGCGGTGACCCGGGAAATCAATCGGGCCCTGGCGCGGGGCGTGAAGATCGACATCGTCGTCGGTGACAAGACCGCCAACGATTTCTACATTCCGCCCAGCGAGCCGTTCAAGGTGATCGCGGCGCTGCCATACCTGTACGAGATCAGCCTGCGACGCTTCGCCAAACGTCATCAGCGCAGCATCGACAGCGGCAAGCTGAACCTGCATTTATGGAAGGATGGCGACAACACCTATCACCTCAAGGGCATGTGGATCGATCAGCGCTACACCTTGCTGACCGGCAACAACCTCAATCCGCGGGCGTTCCGTCTCGATCTGGAAAACGCGTTGCTGATTGATGATCCGCAGGGCGAGTTGCTGGAGCCGCGTGGCAAAGAGCTGGCGGAGATCTTCCAGCACACCCAGCGCATTGAGCGGTATCAGGATCTGGAGACGCTGCCGGATTATCCGGCGGGGGTGGCCAAGTTCCTCAAGCGCGTGAGTCGGGTGCGGATCGAACGGTTGTTGTATCGGATTTTGTAA
- a CDS encoding AraC family transcriptional regulator, which yields MSEKDTISIQLVREALLQSCAPGAATEEVLNKVDIDPALLETNDARVPATAYARLWRLLAQRRDDEFFGMDPRKLKSGSLAFLCRCSMVQPSLAAGLTSGLSFLSLMLERLPAQLVRQQSLAEIVLLEDDEDPRRAFTYFTYWMIVHGVACWLAGRRIPILAIELRCPAPDFCDDYRVMFSENLRFDRPRTRMIFSADCLDLPIKRSAEELKRFLAHAPANILVKYRDPESLASRIKHDLRQLPAEHWPETEALAQQLCMSASTLRRRLAEEGQTYQGLKDSVRKELAIVWLAEPAISFAEIATRLGFADASSFYKAFRKWSGSNPGHYRSLILNEPS from the coding sequence ATGTCGGAAAAAGACACCATCTCCATTCAACTGGTGCGTGAGGCGCTGTTGCAAAGTTGCGCCCCGGGCGCTGCCACCGAAGAGGTGTTGAACAAGGTCGACATCGATCCGGCGTTGCTGGAAACCAACGACGCCCGTGTTCCAGCCACCGCCTATGCGCGCCTGTGGCGATTGCTGGCGCAGCGCCGGGACGATGAGTTTTTTGGCATGGACCCGCGCAAGCTCAAGTCCGGCAGCCTGGCGTTTCTGTGTCGCTGCTCCATGGTCCAGCCGAGCCTGGCCGCCGGGCTGACCTCGGGCCTGAGCTTTCTGTCGTTGATGCTTGAACGCCTGCCCGCACAACTGGTTCGGCAGCAAAGCCTGGCGGAAATCGTCCTGTTGGAGGACGACGAAGACCCGCGCCGCGCCTTCACTTATTTCACTTACTGGATGATCGTCCACGGCGTGGCCTGCTGGCTGGCGGGGCGGCGGATTCCGATCCTGGCCATCGAGTTGCGCTGCCCGGCGCCGGATTTTTGCGATGACTATCGGGTGATGTTCTCCGAGAACCTGCGATTCGACCGGCCGCGCACGCGGATGATTTTCTCGGCCGACTGCCTGGATTTGCCAATCAAGCGCAGCGCCGAAGAGCTCAAGCGCTTCCTCGCCCATGCGCCGGCCAATATCCTCGTCAAGTATCGTGATCCGGAGAGCCTGGCCAGCCGGATCAAGCACGATCTGCGGCAACTGCCCGCCGAGCACTGGCCGGAAACCGAGGCGCTGGCGCAGCAACTGTGCATGTCGGCCTCGACCCTGCGTCGACGCCTGGCCGAAGAAGGGCAGACGTATCAGGGGCTCAAGGACAGCGTGCGCAAGGAACTGGCCATCGTCTGGCTGGCCGAGCCGGCCATCAGCTTTGCTGAAATCGCTACACGTTTGGGGTTTGCCGATGCCAGCTCGTTCTACAAGGCGTTTCGCAAGTGGTCGGGGTCTAATCCGGGACATTATCGGAGTTTGATTCTTAACGAACCCAGTTGA